One window of the Colletotrichum lupini chromosome 9, complete sequence genome contains the following:
- a CDS encoding fructose-bisphosphate aldolase, which produces MGLLSELNIKPGVVYGDDLLKLFNYAKAKQFAIPAANVTSSSTAVAALEAAREAKSPIILQTSQGGAAYFAGKGIPNSADKQEASVAGAIAAAHYITSIAPIYGVPVVLHSDHCAKKLLPWLDGMISADEEEFKRSGHPLFSSHMIDLSEEDVAYNIETTAKYLKRSAPMKLWLEMEIGITGGEEDGVNNEDVDNNSLYTQPEDIYAIYQALSPISPFFSIAAGFGNVHGVYKPGNVKLHPELLGKHQEFVQQKLGTDDKKPVFFVFHGGSGSAVEEFQKAISFGVVKVNVDTDLQWAYLTGIRDYVTKNIDYLKTQVGNPEGDDKPNKKKYDPRVWVREGEKTMKERVKQALFDFNANDVL; this is translated from the exons ATGGGTCTCCTGTCAGAGCTCAACATCAAGCCTGGTGTCGTCTACGGCGATGACCTCCTGAAGCTCTTCAACTACGCCAAGGCCAAGCAGTTTGCCATTCCTGCTGCCAACGTC ACCTCCTCTTCCACCGCCGTTGCCGCTCTCGAGGCTGCCCGCGAGGCCAAGTCTCCCATCATCCTCCAGAC TTCCCAGGGTGGTGCCGCCTACTTCGCCGGCAAGGGCATTCCCAACAGCGCCGACAAGCAGGAGGCTTCCGTCGCCGGTGCCATTGCTGCCGCTCACTACATCACCTCTATCGCCCCCATCTACGGCGTTCCCGTCGTCCTTCACTCTGACCATTGCGC CAAGAAGCTTCTGCCCTGGCTCGATGGCATGATCTCCGCCGATGAGGAGGAGTTCAAGCGCTCCGGCCACCCCCTCTTCTCTTCCCACATGATCGATCTCTCCGAGG AGGATGTCGCCTACAACATCGAGACCACCGCCAAGTACCTCAAGCGCTCTGCTCCC ATGAAGCTGTGGCTCGAGATGGAGATCGGTATCACCGGTGGTGAGGAGGACGGTGTCAACAACGAAGACGTCGACAACAACTCCCTCTACACCCAGCCCGAGGACATCTACGCCATCTACCAGGCCCTGAGCCCCATCAGCCCCTTCTTCTCCATCGCTGCCGGTTTCGGTAACGTCCACGGTGTCTACAAGCCTGG CAACGTCAAGCTTCACCCCGAGCTCCTCGGCAAGCACCAGGAGTTTGTCCAGCAGAAGCTGGGCACCGACGACAAGAAGCCCGTTTTCTTTGTCTTCCACGGTGGTTCCGGCTCCGCCGTCGAGGAGTTCCAGAAGGCCATCTCCTTCGGTGTGGTCAAGGTCAACGTTGACACTGACCTGCAGTGGGCCTACCTCACCGGTATCCGCGACTACGTCACCAAGAACATCGACTACCTGAAGACCCAGGTCGGCAACCCCGAGGGTGACGACAAGCCCAACAAGAAGAAGTACGACCCCAGAGTCTGGGTCCGTGAGGGCGAGAAGACCATGAAGGAGCGCGTCAAGCAGGCTCTGTTCGACTTCAACGCCAACGATGTTTTGTAA
- a CDS encoding fungal specific transcription factor domain-containing protein, translating to MEQIDAQVSDLRYLTQAAVPLPPDRAANAAAYSPHNHSVHSPLSATPGGNSAQQPGASRGATQVGTPGSSSVTGSKRKSEDESNAAKQQRSKRNRYISIACFKDSDEYKTMTEQMARLQEQVDNLYQNMNTLRSETLRLAPIQDKVLPFPSSTVQASPASSLSPLHRPELTQTKQATFRGPTSMAYSLDIANTTIHNMGYKGIGEDEQGTPLGVPEDSPFRMPPQESQIDPLWDFGKDEMIRLCRLHDEEVGIMYPVIKIPSVIEHVRHLTAYMESARKQGITPNLNDDKTLQLKIVMSCALVVEEHGHSEKACKLIDSMDAVLNRKLMVEAVDFVSLPALCLLAGYRFLANEEILAWRVMGQVTRLCLEMGIHRTTGIAKIKNEEDRKNALNSFWSAYVLDRRWAFNTGLPFVVPDEEIDPELPMPEEYPYLVAMISYSRLGAKVWRQVTDFGPVLARELRHEDMEQLDQEILQWYENVPEEVKLRNWDKEKQMTSTPSYNLQRLRIWTYLRFNQIRIWLYTPILHSATSIMGHFAQAQRVVDLAKDTIRYLSHLNNTTNLYRKIQVFYHQFLTSAISVLFLASVHAPVRFSSTCREEFYMALELVKDLSAKSWVSQRLWRTISSLKEVAPSIGLRNLPDEDAHSSAALTMAGLASGGRMPNSPAGIAPFGRSSTTPTIPQQQTPNLDTAQSPNNGVRIQNEMSRIFEGYLGLNGFASNGDDGFGGQSDASMPPTTAVSNSYVENVFNHFREMF from the exons ATGGAGCAGATTGATGCGCAGGTCAGCGACTTGCGCTACTTGACCCAAGCAGCCGTTCCTTTGCCGCCTGACCGCGCTGCCAATGCCGCCGCTTATTCTCCACACAATCACTCTGTCCATTCCCCCCTTTCCGCGACCCCCGGAGGCAATTCCGCACAACAACCAGGGGCCTCCAGAGGTGCAACTCAAGTTGGAACGCCTGGCTCAAGCTCCGTTACTGGTTCCAAGAGGAAGTCAGAGGATGAGAGCAATGCTGCTAAGCAGCAGAGAAGCAAGAGGAACCGG TACATATCCATTGCCTG CTTCAAGGACTCGGACGAGTACAAGACCATGACGGAGCAGATGGCCCGCTTGCAAGAGCAGGTCGATAACCTCTATCAGAACATGAATACCCTCCGATCTGAAACCCTGCGTCTGGCGCCCATCCAGGACAAAGTATTGCCTTTCCCCTCAAGCACAGTTCAGGCCTCCCCGGCGAGCTCGCTGTCTCCTCTCCACCGGCCTGAGTTGACCCAAACGAAGCAGGCAACTTTCCGTGGCCCAACAAGTATGGCTTACAGCCTGGACATCGCCAACACTACCATTCACAATATGGGTTACAAGGGCATTGGGGAGGATGAACAAGGCACGCCCCTGGGTGTACCCGAAGACAGTCCTTTCCGCATGCCTCCTCAAGAAAGTCAAATTGACCCCTTGTGGGACTTTGGCAAGGACGAGATGATTCGTTTGTGTCGCCTACATGACGAAGAGGTCGGCATCATGTATCCTGTCATCAAGATACCGTCAGTCATTGAGCATGTCCGTCACCTGACGGCTTACATGGAATCAGCCCGAAAGCAGGGAATCACGCCAAACCTCAATGATGACAAGACACTGCAGCTCAAGATCGTCATGAGCTGCGCTCTTGTGGTGGAAGAGCACGGGCACAGTGAAAAAGCGTGCAAGCTCATTGACAGCATGGACGCCGTTCTCAATCGGAAGCTCATGGTCGAGGCGGTCGACTTTGTGAGTCTTCCAGCCTTGTGTCTTCTCGCTGGATACAGATTCTTGGCCAACGAGGAAATCCTGGCATGGCGCGTAATGGGCCAAGTCACCAGACTGTGCTTGGAGATGGGCATCCACAGAACAACCGGCATCGCCAAAATCAAGAACGAAGAGGATAGGAAAAATGCGTTGAACAGTTTCTGGTCGGCCTACGTTCTGGATCGGCGGTGGGCTTTCAACACTGGCTTGCCGTTCGTCGTTCCGGATGAAGAAATCGATCCAGAATTACCCATGCCT GAAGAATATCCGTACTTGGTTGCTATGATCAGCTACTCGAGGTTGGGAGCCAAGGTCTGGCGTCAAGTCACAGACTTTGGCCCTGTCCTAGCCCGTGAGCTCCGCCATGAAGACATGGAGCAGTTAGACCAAGAGATCCTTCAATGGTATGAGAACGTACCAGAAGAAGTCAAACTACGCAATTGGGATAAGGAGAAGCAAATGACCTCGACCCCGTCATATAACCTTCAACGCCTGCGCATTTGGACATATCTCCGGTTTAATCAG ATTCGCATCTGGCTGTATACACCAATCCTGCATAGCGCAACTAGCATCATGGGCCACTTTGCTCAAGCTCAGCGTGTAGTTGATCTCGCGAAAGACACGATCCGCTATCTAAGCCATCTCAACAACACCACGAATTTGTATCGTAAGATACAAGTATTCTACCACCAATTTCTGACATCGGCAATTTCTGTTCTCTTCCTGGCTTCTGTCCATGCACCAGTGAGGTTTAGCTCCACGTGCCGAGAAGAGTTCTACATGGCCCTGGAGCTTGTCAAGGACCTATCCGCCAAAAGTTGGGTCTCCCAGCGGCTATGGCGTACCATCAGTTCCCTCAAAGAAGTTGCACCAAGCATTGGTCTTCGCAACTTGCCAGATGAAGATGCGCACAGCTCCGCGGCTCTGACAATGGCTGGACTCGCGAGTGGCGGACGCATGCCAAACAGCCCGGCGGGGATTGCGCCTTTCGGACGCTCATCCACAACGCCAACGATACCCCAACAACAAACGCCAAACCTGGATACGGCCCAGTCACCAAATAACGGAGTCCGCATTCAAAACGAGATGAGTCGCATTTTTGAGGGATACTTGGGGCTCAACGGCTTCGCATCTAATGGGGACGATGGTTTCGGTGGCCAGTCTGACGCCAGCATGCCGCCGACCACTGCTGTATCGAACTCATACGTCGAGAATGTCTTCAACCACTTTAGGGAAATGTTCTAG
- a CDS encoding PHB depolymerase family esterase, with protein MHPLTLFVAALPLATQANAALQRVTNFGSNPTGLTMDISVPPNLSASPAIILALHGCGGSGAAYSRQAEYIPLSDAKGTFVVIYPSSSRDFNCWDVATTASLTRDGGGDSTGLANMIRYTIAQYGADPKRVFVTGSSSGCMMTNVLTATYPDLFAATSCYSGVAAGCLAGSPGSSPISADPTCANGLVVKTGEQWAAQVRAMYPGYNGSYPRVQTFHGTADSLVKYPNLAEQLKEWSTIHGVSFAKNNTNTPISGYTQIIYGDGTKLVGYSAQGVGHTVPVQEDQDLKWFGL; from the coding sequence ATGCATCCCCTCACCCTCTTCGTCGCCGCCCTCCCGCTGGCAACCCAAGCCAACGCAGCCCTCCAGCGCGTCACAAACTTCGGCTCAAACCCAACAGGTCTAACAATGGACATCTCCGTGCCCCCAAACCTGTCCGCCTCCCCCGCCATCATCCTCGCGCTTCACGGCTGCGGCGGCTCCGGCGCGGCCTACAGCCGGCAGGCAGAGTACATCCCCTTGTCGGACGCGAAGGGCACCTTTGTCGTGATCTACCCGTCTTCCTCCCGTGACTTCAACTGCTGGGACGTCGCCACAACCGCCAGCCTAACccgcgacggcggcggcgactcCACGGGGCTAGCCAACATGATTCGCTACACCATCGCCCAGTACGGCGCCGACCCGAAGCGCGTCTTCGTCACAGGCAGCTCGTCGGGCTGCATGATGACCAACGTGCTGACGGCCACGTACCCGGACCTCTTCGCCGCCACCTCGTGCTACTCGGGCGTCGCGGCGGGTTGTCTGGCGGGCTCGCCCGGCTCGAGCCCTATCAGCGCCGATCCCACGTGCGCCAATGGGCTGGTCGTGAAGACGGGGGAGCAGTGGGCCGCGCAGGTGCGCGCCATGTATCCCGGCTACAACGGGAGCTACCCGCGCGTGCAGACGTTCCACGGCACGGCGGACTCGCTTGTCAAGTATCCCAACTTGGCTGAGCAGCTCAAGGAGTGGTCTACCATCCACGGTGTGAGCTTTGCGAAGAACAACACCAACACGCCCATCAGTGGATACACGCAAATAATTTACGGAGACGGCACTAAGCTCGTGGGATACTCTGCGCAAGGTGTTGGACACACTGTTCCGGTTCAGGAGGATCAGGACTTGAAGTGGTTCGGCTTGTGA